Proteins from a single region of Chitinophagales bacterium:
- a CDS encoding transposase: protein MQYRQKQDRFQLEVTCLDQMVAPDSFARVVDAFVDTLDVKALGFTNHTLNAEGNIPYHPTDLIKLYLYGYRNGIRSCRKLAHACMTNIEVMWMIGKLQPHFKTISEFRKDNPQSLCCKFL, encoded by the coding sequence ATGCAATACCGACAAAAACAAGACAGATTTCAGTTGGAGGTTACCTGCTTAGACCAAATGGTAGCACCCGATAGTTTTGCCCGAGTAGTAGATGCCTTTGTAGATACGCTTGATGTTAAAGCACTCGGCTTTACCAACCATACCCTTAATGCCGAAGGAAACATTCCCTATCACCCTACAGATTTAATTAAATTATATCTTTACGGTTACAGAAACGGAATCCGTTCTTGTAGAAAACTGGCTCATGCTTGTATGACCAATATAGAAGTGATGTGGATGATTGGAAAACTACAACCCCATTTCAAAACCATATCCGAATTTAGAAAAGATAACCCCCAAAGCCTTTGCTGTAAATTCCTTTAA
- a CDS encoding IS1182 family transposase, which translates to MQYRQKQDRFQLEFICLDQMVAPDSFARVVDAFVDTLDVKALGFTNHTLNTEGNIPYHPTDLIKLYLYGYRNGIRSCRKLAHACITNIEVMWMIGKLQPHFKTISDFRKDNPQAFKNTFRHFLLVLKGWKLIEGKAFAVDSFKIRAQNSLKNNFNDKKIKRHLEYIDQKIAEYEAALDEELPQKKETIIQDKIKDQEKKKEKYEALHKQLEDTEDGQISTTDPDSRAVVFQRTSVKVGYNIQAASDDKHKLLVAFDTGDVNDTHQLANVTEQAMQNTQSEKCTVLADKGYHTGIQLDECEKMNATPFVAPKANSASVTNDVFPVESFLYNKKEDTYTCPAQETLTTNGTVYTRKSKKKGAKDIKFKHYTTTACKTCSLKAQCTNRKQGRIVQRSEYQDAIDRNKKRVEANAAYYRERQQIIEHQFGTLKRQWHLDHTLVRTKEKVLTEIAIAFTVYNLRRTMSIFNPIELIKQLKAIKTAIFSFLSTTFTTKPHTTKSTPHILFKKPLNFQKYILYLHLKIPSFVG; encoded by the coding sequence ATGCAATACCGACAAAAACAAGACAGATTTCAGTTAGAGTTTATCTGCTTAGACCAAATGGTAGCACCCGATAGCTTTGCCCGAGTAGTAGATGCCTTTGTAGATACGCTTGATGTTAAAGCACTCGGCTTTACCAACCATACGCTTAACACAGAAGGGAACATTCCCTATCACCCTACAGACTTAATTAAACTCTATCTTTACGGCTACAGAAACGGAATCCGTTCTTGTAGAAAACTGGCTCATGCTTGCATTACCAATATAGAAGTGATGTGGATGATTGGAAAACTACAACCCCATTTCAAAACCATATCCGACTTTAGAAAAGACAATCCTCAAGCCTTTAAAAACACATTCCGTCACTTTCTTTTAGTGCTGAAAGGTTGGAAATTGATAGAAGGTAAAGCCTTTGCTGTTGATTCCTTTAAAATAAGAGCACAAAACAGCTTGAAAAACAATTTTAACGATAAAAAAATAAAACGACATCTTGAATATATTGACCAAAAAATAGCGGAATATGAAGCTGCTTTAGATGAAGAACTACCGCAAAAAAAAGAAACCATTATCCAAGATAAAATCAAAGACCAAGAAAAGAAAAAGGAGAAATACGAAGCATTGCATAAACAACTTGAAGATACAGAAGACGGACAAATATCTACCACAGACCCCGATAGCCGAGCTGTAGTATTTCAGCGTACATCCGTTAAAGTAGGATACAACATTCAAGCTGCCTCTGACGATAAACACAAGCTCCTTGTAGCTTTTGATACAGGAGATGTAAACGACACACACCAACTGGCTAACGTTACAGAACAAGCCATGCAAAACACACAATCCGAGAAGTGTACCGTACTAGCAGATAAAGGTTATCATACAGGTATTCAACTGGATGAATGTGAAAAAATGAATGCCACACCTTTTGTTGCCCCCAAAGCCAATAGTGCTTCTGTTACCAATGATGTTTTTCCTGTAGAATCTTTTCTGTACAACAAAAAAGAAGATACCTATACCTGTCCTGCACAAGAAACCTTAACAACTAACGGAACTGTTTATACCCGAAAAAGCAAAAAGAAAGGAGCTAAAGATATAAAATTTAAACACTATACAACTACAGCCTGCAAAACATGCTCACTCAAAGCACAATGCACCAACAGAAAACAAGGAAGAATAGTACAACGCTCAGAATATCAAGATGCGATAGACCGCAACAAAAAACGGGTAGAAGCCAATGCGGCATACTACAGAGAAAGACAACAAATAATTGAGCATCAGTTTGGCACACTTAAGAGGCAGTGGCACTTAGACCACACCTTAGTTAGAACCAAAGAAAAGGTGCTTACAGAGATAGCCATAGCCTTTACGGTGTATAACCTTAGGAGAACTATGTCCATTTTTAACCCAATAGAGCTAATAAAACAACTAAAAGCCATAAAAACGGCTATTTTTTCATTTTTAAGCACCACATTTACCACAAAGCCTCACACAACAAAATCAACTCCTCACATTTTGTTTAAAAAACCTCTTAATTTTCAAAAATATATTTTATATTTACATTTGAAAATCCCGAGTTTTGTGGGTTAA
- the ssb gene encoding single-stranded DNA-binding protein, producing MNALKNQVQLIGRLGNETELKSLENGNSLLNFSLATNESYKDKEGNLQTKTEWHRLVAWGKTAELIDKLCKKGDELMVQGKLTHRNYEKDGEIRYITEVQINEFLVLTKKVA from the coding sequence ATGAACGCATTAAAAAATCAAGTACAATTAATCGGAAGATTAGGAAACGAAACAGAATTAAAATCTTTAGAGAATGGCAATAGCTTGCTAAATTTTTCTTTGGCAACAAATGAAAGCTATAAAGATAAAGAAGGCAACTTGCAAACTAAAACCGAATGGCACAGACTAGTGGCGTGGGGAAAAACAGCAGAATTAATTGATAAACTTTGTAAAAAGGGAGATGAGTTAATGGTGCAAGGTAAACTAACCCACAGAAACTATGAAAAAGATGGCGAAATTCGCTACATTACTGAAGTGCAAATAAACGAGTTTTTGGTATTGACAAAAAAGGTTGCTTAA
- a CDS encoding type II toxin-antitoxin system RelE/ParE family toxin gives MRVIISPLAQQQIKDASKWHNKQQKGLGARFTKSIRDTINILKVNPFYQIRYSNVRILNTKTFSYLIHYVVKDKEKMIIIFGVFHASRNIDHYIKK, from the coding sequence ATGAGGGTAATTATTTCACCTCTTGCACAACAACAAATAAAAGATGCTTCAAAATGGCACAATAAACAGCAAAAAGGTTTAGGTGCTCGGTTTACAAAATCTATTAGGGATACAATTAATATACTCAAAGTGAATCCGTTTTATCAAATACGATATTCAAATGTTAGGATATTAAACACGAAAACATTCTCATATTTAATTCACTATGTTGTTAAGGATAAAGAAAAAATGATTATTATTTTCGGTGTTTTTCACGCTTCAAGAAATATAGACCATTATATAAAGAAGTAG